Proteins found in one Microbacterium sp. LWS13-1.2 genomic segment:
- a CDS encoding FAD-binding dehydrogenase, translating into MPPAAHHTDILVIGWGLAGLVATAEAVAAGKRVTIVDQEPRSNLGGQAWWSFGGLFFIDSPEQRRLGIHDSLELARQDWLGNAGFDRDEDLWPRRWAEAYLQFAHEEKRSWLREKGVGFFPIVGWAERGGYSATGPGNSVPRFHVTWGTGPGVVAPFQAAVEAGEAEGRVTILPRHRVTSLTVENGTVTGAAGDVLAPSGAARGAVSSREVVDAFSITAGAAIVSSGGIGGNHELVRRWWPERLGTPPATMLTGVPAYVDGSLQPVSEAAGARLINGDRMWHYVEGIQNWDPVWPDHGIRILPGPSSIWLDATGNRLPVPLFPGFDTLGTLAHLRATGYDHSWFVLSQQIIEKEFTLSGSEQNPDLTGKDVRLLATSRLGKGASGPVQAFMDHGADFVVRNTLDDLIAGMQALPGGDALDADRVRLEVEARDREMANDFTKDAQIAMLRSARAFRGDRLIRTANPHRILDPKSGPLIAVKLHVLTRKSLGGIETDLSARALGAGGEPVPGLYAAGEASGFGGGGVHGYRALEGTFLGGCLFSGRVAGRAAAAAV; encoded by the coding sequence ATGCCCCCCGCCGCCCACCACACGGACATCCTCGTCATCGGATGGGGCCTCGCCGGTCTCGTCGCGACGGCGGAGGCCGTCGCCGCCGGCAAACGCGTCACGATCGTGGACCAGGAGCCCCGCTCCAATCTCGGCGGTCAGGCGTGGTGGTCGTTCGGCGGGCTGTTCTTCATCGACTCGCCGGAGCAGCGCCGGCTCGGCATCCATGACTCGCTCGAGCTCGCGCGTCAGGACTGGCTGGGCAACGCCGGCTTCGACCGCGACGAAGACCTCTGGCCCCGGCGGTGGGCCGAGGCCTACCTGCAGTTCGCCCACGAGGAGAAGCGCTCGTGGCTGCGCGAGAAGGGCGTCGGCTTCTTCCCCATCGTCGGCTGGGCCGAGCGCGGTGGATACTCCGCCACCGGACCCGGCAATTCGGTGCCCCGGTTCCACGTGACCTGGGGCACCGGACCCGGCGTCGTCGCGCCGTTCCAGGCGGCCGTCGAGGCAGGCGAGGCCGAGGGACGCGTGACGATCCTGCCGCGCCATCGCGTCACGTCGCTCACCGTGGAGAACGGAACGGTGACCGGTGCCGCGGGCGACGTGCTGGCGCCGTCCGGGGCCGCGCGCGGTGCGGTGAGCTCGCGCGAGGTCGTCGACGCGTTCTCGATCACCGCGGGCGCCGCGATCGTCTCGTCCGGCGGCATCGGCGGCAACCACGAGCTGGTGCGCAGATGGTGGCCGGAGCGGCTGGGCACTCCCCCGGCCACCATGCTGACCGGTGTCCCCGCGTACGTCGACGGCTCGTTGCAGCCGGTCAGCGAGGCCGCGGGCGCCCGCCTCATCAATGGCGACCGCATGTGGCATTACGTCGAGGGCATCCAGAACTGGGACCCGGTGTGGCCGGATCACGGCATCCGCATCCTCCCCGGCCCGTCGTCGATCTGGCTCGACGCGACGGGCAACCGCCTGCCCGTCCCGCTCTTCCCGGGATTCGACACCCTCGGCACCCTCGCGCACCTGCGCGCCACAGGCTACGACCACTCATGGTTCGTGCTGTCGCAGCAGATCATCGAGAAGGAGTTCACGCTCTCCGGCAGCGAGCAGAACCCGGATCTCACCGGCAAGGACGTGCGGCTGCTCGCCACGTCCCGCCTCGGCAAGGGCGCGTCCGGCCCCGTGCAGGCGTTCATGGACCACGGCGCCGACTTCGTCGTGCGCAACACCCTCGACGATCTCATCGCGGGGATGCAGGCTCTCCCCGGTGGTGACGCCCTCGACGCCGATCGCGTGCGGCTCGAGGTCGAGGCACGCGACCGAGAGATGGCCAACGACTTCACCAAGGACGCGCAGATCGCCATGCTGCGCTCGGCACGGGCCTTCCGCGGCGACCGGCTCATCCGCACGGCGAACCCCCACCGGATCCTCGACCCCAAGTCGGGGCCGCTCATCGCGGTCAAGCTGCACGTGCTCACGCGCAAATCCCTGGGCGGCATCGAGACCGACCTGTCCGCCCGGGCGCTCGGCGCCGGCGGCGAACCCGTCCCCGGGCTGTACGCCGCGGGCGAGGCGAGCGGGTTCGGCGGCGGCGGCGTGCACGGCTACCGCGCCCTGGAGGGCACGTTCCTCGGAGGGTGCCTCTTCTCGGGACGCGTCGCCGGCCGGGCGGCCGCGGCGGCGGTCTGA
- a CDS encoding mechanosensitive ion channel domain-containing protein, whose protein sequence is MISAPFDNATPSPDPVDITDAAFWQEIGAFFTTAGLNLAAVAGIIVGAILVTWILRLVIHRVVNRIVNGAKDKANVDDTQALERSPLASVRLVQRTRTLGSILSNIVNVTIVIIALLLILNVLAPTALGSLTLLTAAIGAGLGFGAQNIVKDVLNGIFIVAEDQVGIGDVVDLGLATGIVEYVSVRVTHVRDVNGTLWYVRNGEITRIGNLSQGWSRVILDLSVATDSDIDEVEKAMLDTAKALAKDPKWRTRILEQPEVWGLESISGDALVIRLVMKTRANAKDDVARELRMRLKHTIDEMGITLPALNAVMPTGIEGAQRVRGANPPKTKPTPVTPTPERAVWKPKRTSKKPSSPGDEPGTTPGGTP, encoded by the coding sequence ATGATCAGCGCTCCCTTCGACAACGCCACGCCTTCCCCCGACCCCGTAGACATCACGGACGCGGCGTTCTGGCAGGAGATCGGCGCGTTCTTCACGACGGCGGGTCTGAATCTGGCCGCCGTCGCCGGGATCATCGTCGGCGCGATCCTCGTCACGTGGATCCTTCGCCTCGTCATCCACCGTGTCGTGAACCGGATCGTCAACGGTGCCAAGGACAAGGCGAACGTCGACGACACGCAGGCGCTGGAGCGGTCGCCGCTCGCGTCCGTCCGGCTCGTCCAGCGCACGCGCACGCTGGGCTCGATCCTCAGCAACATCGTCAACGTGACGATCGTGATCATCGCGCTGCTGCTGATCCTCAACGTCCTCGCACCAACGGCGCTCGGCTCGCTGACGCTGCTGACGGCCGCCATCGGCGCGGGTCTCGGTTTCGGTGCTCAGAACATCGTCAAGGACGTGCTCAACGGCATCTTCATCGTCGCTGAGGACCAGGTCGGCATCGGCGACGTGGTCGATCTCGGTCTCGCCACCGGCATCGTCGAGTACGTGAGCGTGCGCGTGACGCACGTGCGCGACGTCAACGGCACCCTCTGGTACGTCCGCAACGGCGAGATCACGCGCATCGGCAACCTGTCGCAGGGCTGGTCCCGCGTCATCCTCGATCTCTCCGTCGCCACCGACTCCGACATCGACGAGGTCGAGAAGGCGATGCTCGACACCGCCAAGGCTCTGGCGAAGGACCCGAAGTGGCGCACGCGGATCCTCGAGCAGCCCGAGGTCTGGGGACTCGAGTCCATCTCGGGCGACGCGCTCGTCATCCGCCTCGTGATGAAGACCCGCGCCAACGCGAAGGACGACGTCGCCCGCGAGCTGCGCATGCGCCTCAAGCACACCATCGACGAGATGGGCATCACCCTCCCGGCGCTCAACGCCGTCATGCCGACGGGTATCGAGGGCGCCCAGCGCGTGCGCGGCGCCAACCCACCGAAGACCAAGCCCACTCCCGTGACACCCACCCCCGAGCGCGCCGTGTGGAAGCCGAAGCGCACGAGCAAGAAGCCTTCGTCACCGGGCGACGAGCCCGGCACGACTCCCGGAGGAACACCATGA
- a CDS encoding response regulator transcription factor: MTDAVRILLVDDQELIRLGFRLVLEAEPEFEVVGEAADGDEAVRAVAEHSPDVVLMDIRMPRTDGIAATREIVAAHPATRVLVLTTFDLDEYAFGALDAGAGGFLLKDVQRGELTAAIRAVHRGDAVLAPAVTRRLIERLHAAPSALLAPTPPVADPTSELTEREREVFLAIAQGMTNTEIARHLFVSESTVKTHVGRVLSKVGARDRVHAVILAHRLRLVDPAAPLRPDGGGPTG; the protein is encoded by the coding sequence ATGACCGACGCCGTCCGCATCCTGCTGGTCGACGACCAGGAGCTGATCCGTCTCGGCTTCCGCCTCGTCCTCGAGGCGGAGCCCGAGTTCGAGGTGGTGGGCGAGGCCGCCGACGGTGATGAGGCCGTGCGGGCCGTGGCCGAGCACTCCCCCGACGTCGTGCTCATGGACATCCGGATGCCGCGCACCGACGGCATCGCCGCGACGCGCGAGATCGTCGCCGCCCACCCCGCGACGCGTGTGCTCGTGCTCACGACGTTCGACCTCGACGAGTACGCGTTCGGCGCCCTCGACGCCGGCGCCGGCGGCTTCCTCCTGAAAGACGTGCAGCGCGGCGAGCTCACGGCGGCGATCCGTGCGGTGCACCGCGGCGATGCCGTGCTCGCGCCAGCGGTGACCCGCCGCCTGATCGAGCGGCTGCACGCCGCGCCGAGCGCCCTGCTCGCGCCGACGCCTCCGGTCGCCGACCCCACGTCCGAGCTGACCGAGCGGGAGCGCGAGGTGTTCCTGGCGATCGCTCAGGGGATGACGAACACGGAGATCGCGCGGCATCTCTTCGTCAGCGAGTCGACCGTGAAGACGCACGTCGGGCGGGTCCTGTCGAAGGTCGGCGCCCGCGACCGCGTGCACGCAGTGATCCTCGCGCACCGCCTCCGTCTCGTCGACCCCGCCGCGCCGCTGCGACCCGACGGCGGCGGACCGACAGGCTGA
- a CDS encoding globin, which translates to MTDPMPPLPSAGSPGDAGAAPGPAAAPAAPLSFYDEVGGHDTFVRLVDAFYRGVADDEVLRAMYPEEDLGPAKERLTLFLVQYWGGPTTYSQERGHPRLRMRHASFHVDPDARDRWLAHMRVAVDELDLPPLHETTLWDYLQRAAYAMVNTFEPSGIGPAAGTRSSASFPVSAAPPAEPGPDR; encoded by the coding sequence ATGACCGACCCCATGCCTCCCCTGCCCTCCGCCGGCTCTCCGGGCGACGCGGGCGCGGCCCCTGGACCCGCCGCGGCACCGGCTGCACCCCTCAGCTTCTACGACGAGGTCGGCGGGCACGACACATTCGTGCGGCTCGTCGACGCGTTCTACCGAGGCGTCGCCGACGACGAGGTGCTGCGCGCGATGTACCCCGAAGAGGACCTCGGGCCCGCAAAGGAGCGCCTCACCCTCTTCCTCGTGCAGTACTGGGGCGGCCCGACGACCTACAGCCAGGAACGCGGGCACCCGCGCCTGCGGATGCGGCACGCCTCGTTCCATGTCGATCCTGACGCGCGCGACAGATGGCTCGCCCACATGCGCGTCGCCGTGGACGAGCTCGACCTGCCGCCCCTGCACGAGACGACGCTCTGGGACTACCTGCAGCGTGCCGCGTATGCGATGGTGAACACCTTCGAGCCCTCGGGCATCGGACCCGCCGCAGGCACCCGGAGCTCGGCATCCTTCCCGGTGTCGGCCGCGCCGCCCGCGGAGCCCGGCCCCGACCGCTGA